From one Mytilus trossulus isolate FHL-02 chromosome 10, PNRI_Mtr1.1.1.hap1, whole genome shotgun sequence genomic stretch:
- the LOC134687153 gene encoding nucleolar and coiled-body phosphoprotein 1-like isoform X2, translating to MATAGEPQKKEVLPFVYQYLKDLCFDGAKQLKEKFKVNPPPKGSPKLEDVYTTWQSSNGKRKNGDTPTSGNKKAKTESSSDSSDSSDSEDEKAQKPKDKSPAKKRGRQSSSSSSSDSSDDNSAKKPAVKKVAVTPKTGNKPVVAPKKKANNDSSGTSDSDADSESSDNESSKKVPAKKKQPSYNNVPPPGAVTPKGKSPAAKNKKVESSSSDSSSDEEDKKKAKKATTSVTKSTTQAKKKAESSSSDSSDSSEDDKPKTAAKAATPKAKAATPAKTPTKKKAESSSSDSSDSSEDDKPKTAAKAATPKAKAATPAKTPTKKKAESSSSDSSDSSEDDKPKTAAKAAKPKAKAATPAKTPTKKKAESSSSDSSDSSEDEKPKTAAKAATPKAKAATPVKTPTKKKAESSSSDSSDSSEDEKPKTVAKAATPKAKAATPAKTPTKKKAESSSSDSSDSSEDEKPKTVAKAATPKAKAATPAKTPTKKKAESSSSDSSDSSEDDKPKTAAKAATPKAKAATPAKTPTKKKAESSSSDSSDSSEDEKPKTAAKAATPKAKAATPAKTPTKKKAESSSSDSSDSSEDEKPKTAAKAATPKAKAATPAKTPTKKKAVSSSSDSSDSSEDEKPKTAAKAATPKAKAATPAKTPTKKKAESSSSESSDSSEDDKPKTAAKATTPKTAAKATTPKAKAATPAKTQTKKKAESSSSDSSDSSEDEKPKTAAKAATPKAKAATPAKTPTKKKAESSSSDSSDSSDDDKKKTKNALSPNNKLNNSKTTKKDSSSDSDSSSESDSNKKSKNTSVNNKKVNTSVNNKSKKDSSSSDSDSSDSEKEKKVNKSMNNSTVKTPKQTPIKKVDSDSSSSSDSSDSDSGKKQLTSTPSVNGMVNGKGGSSSGEDSGVAMSNGKDDNTPSKKNSKGENKKTPFRRVQTEAIDVDQRLKDNSFEAKSGAYGSWGEKANKDLKFTKGKSFRHEKTKKKRGSYRGGAIDTSVHSIKFDDE from the exons ATGGCTACAGCTGGTGAACCTCAGAAAAAAGAAGTTTTACCTTTTGTCTACCAATATCTGAAAGATTTATGTTTTGATGGAGCAAAACAATTAAAGGAAAAGTTCAAAGTA aACCCACCACCTAAAGGTTCACCAAAGCTGGAAGACGTTTACACAACATGGCAGAG TTCTAATGGAAAGAGGAAAAATGGAGACACGCCCACTTCTGGTAACAAAAAGGCGAAGACTGAATCATCGTCAGATTCCTCAGACAGCAG TGACTCGGAAGATGAAAAGGCTCAAAAACCCAAAGATAAGTCCCCAGCAAAGAAAAGAGGAAGACAGTCATCAAGCTCTAGTTCCTCCGATTCGTCTGATGATAACTCTGCTAAAAAACCAGCAGTGAAAAAAGTAGCTGTAACGCCAAAAACTGGTAACAAACCTGTTGTTGCACCTAAGAAGAAGGCAAACAATGATAGTAGCGGTACATCTGATTCTGATGCAGATTCTGAAAGCTCCGATAATGAATCATCAAAAAAAGTTCCTGCCAAGAAAAAACAGCCATCATATAACAATGTACCACCACCAGGAGCTGTTACACCAAAAGGAAAAAGTCCTgcagcaaaaaacaaaaaagtagaGAGTAGTTCTAGCGATAGTTCATCTGATGAAGAGGATAAAAAGAAGGCAAAGAAAGCAACAACATCTGTCACTAAATCAACTACTCAAGCCAAGAAAAAAGCTGAATCAAGTAGTAGTGATTCATCCGATAGTTCTGAAGACGATAAACCTAAAACAGCTGCGAAGGCAGCTACACCTAAAGCAAAGGCTGCTACTCCAGCGAAgacaccaacaaaaaaaaaagctgaaTCTAGTAGCAGTGATTCTTCAGATAGTTCTGAAGACGATAAACCTAAAACAGCTGCAAAGGCAGCAACACCTAAAGCAAAGGCTGCTACTCCAGCGAAAACACCAACAAAGAAAAAAGCTGAATCTAGTAGCAGTGATTCTTCTGATAGTTCTGAGGATGATAAACCTAAAACAGCTGCAAAGGCAGCTAAACCTAAAGCAAAGGCTGCTACTCCAGCGAAGACACCAACAAAGAAAAAAGCTGAATCTAGTAGCAGTGATTCTTCTGATAGTTCTGAGGATGAGAAACCTAAAACAGCTGCAAAGGCAGCTACACCTAAAGCAAAGGCTGCTACTCCAGTGAAGACACCAACAAAGAAAAAAGCTGAATCTAGTAGCAGTGATTCTTCTGATAGTTCTGAGGATGAGAAACCTAAAACAGTTGCAAAGGCAGCTACACCAAAAGCAAAGGCTGCTACTCCAGCGAAGACACCAACAAAGAAAAAAGCTGAATCAAGTAGCAGTGATTCTTCTGATAGTTCTGAGGATGAGAAACCTAAAACAGTTGCAAAGGCAGCTACACCAAAAGCAAAGGCTGCTACTCCAGCGAAGACACCAACAAAGAAAAAAGCTGAATCAAGTAGCAGTGATTCTTCTGATAGTTCTGAGGATGATAAACCTAAAACAGCTGCGAAGGCAGCTACACCTAAAGCAAAGGCTGCTACTCCAGCGAAGACACCAACAAAGAAAAAAGCTGAATCTAGTAGCAGTGATTCTTCTGATAGTTCTGAGGATGAGAAACCTAAAACAGCTGCGAAGGCAGCTACACCAAAAGCAAAGGCTGCTACTCCAGCGAAGACACCAACAAAGAAAAAAGCTGAATCTAGTAGCAGTGATTCTTCTGATAGTTCTGAGGATGAGAAACCTAAAACAGCTGCAAAGGCAGCTACACCTAAAGCAAAGGCTGCTACTCCAGCGAAGACACCAACAAAGAAAAAAGCTGTATCTAGTAGCAGTGATTCTTCTGATAGTTCTGAGGATGAGAAACCTAAAACAGCTGCAAAGGCAGCTACACCTAAAGCAAAGGCTGCTACTCCAGCGAAGACACCAACAAAGAAAAAAGCTGAATCTAGTAGCAGTGAATCTTCTGACAGTTCAGAGGATGATAAACCTAAAACAGCTGCAAAGGCCACAACAC CTAAAACAGCTGCAAAGGCCACAACACCTAAAGCAAAGGCTGCTACTCCAGCGAAGacacaaacaaagaaaaaagcTGAATCTAGTAGCAGTGATTCTTCTGATAGTTCTGAGGATGAGAAACCTAAAACAGCTGCAAAGGCAGCTACACCTAAAGCAAAGGCTGCTACTCCAGCGAAGACACCAACAAAGAAAAAAGCTGAATCTAGTAGCAGTGATTCTTCTGATAGTTCTGATGatgacaaaaagaaaacaaaaaatgcattatcacctaacaataaattaaataattctaAGACTACTAAAAAGGATAGTTCAAGTGATTCAGACAGTTCAAGTGAATCagattcaaataagaaaagtaaaaacacgtctgttaataataaaaaagtgaaCACAAGTGTAAACAATAAGTCAAAGAAAGACAGTAGTTCTTCTGATTCAGACAGTTCAGATtcagagaaagagaaaaaagtcaataaatcAATGAACAATTCTACAGTGAAAACACCAAAACAAACACCTATTAAAAAAGTGGATTCAGACAGTTCTTCTTCGTCTGATAGTTCTGATTCCGATTCAGGAAAGAAACAGTTAACATCTACACCAAGTGTTAACGGCATGGTGAACGGGAAAGGTGGCAGCAGTTCTGGAGAAGACTCTGGTGTGGCAATGAGTAATGGGAAG gaTGACAACACGCCGTCCAAGAAGAATTCCAAGGGAGAG aacaAAAAGACTCCATTTAGAAGAGTACAAACAGAAGCTATAGACGTGGATCAACGACTCAAGGACAACTCTTTTGAAGCCAAG TCTGGTGCTTATGGGTCCTGGGGAGAGAAAGCTAACAAAGACCTCAAGTTTACAAAAGGTAAATCGTTTAGACATGAAAAGACAAAGAAAAAGAGGGGAAGCTACAGAGGAGGAGCTATAGATACAAGTGTTCATTCTATAAAGTTTGATGatgaataa
- the LOC134687153 gene encoding nucleolar and coiled-body phosphoprotein 1-like isoform X1, which yields MATAGEPQKKEVLPFVYQYLKDLCFDGAKQLKEKFKVNPPPKGSPKLEDVYTTWQSSNGKRKNGDTPTSGNKKAKTESSSDSSDSSDSEDEKAQKPKDKSPAKKRGRQSSSSSSSDSSDDNSAKKPAVKKVAVTPKTGNKPVVAPKKKANNDSSGTSDSDADSESSDNESSKKVPAKKKQPSYNNVPPPGAVTPKGKSPAAKNKKVESSSSDSSSDEEDKKKAKKATTSVTKSTTQAKKKAESSSSDSSDSSEDDKPKTAAKAATPKAKAATPAKTPTKKKAESSSSDSSDSSEDDKPKTAAKAATPKAKAATPAKTPTKKKAESSSSDSSDSSEDDKPKTAAKAAKPKAKAATPAKTPTKKKAESSSSDSSDSSEDEKPKTAAKAATPKAKAATPVKTPTKKKAESSSSDSSDSSEDEKPKTVAKAATPKAKAATPAKTPTKKKAESSSSDSSDSSEDEKPKTVAKAATPKAKAATPAKTPTKKKAESSSSDSSDSSEDDKPKTAAKAATPKAKAATPAKTPTKKKAESSSSDSSDSSEDEKPKTAAKAATPKAKAATPAKTPTKKKAESSSSDSSDSSEDEKPKTAAKAATPKAKAATPAKTPTKKKAVSSSSDSSDSSEDEKPKTAAKAATPKAKAATPAKTPTKKKAESSSSESSDSSEDDKPKTAAKATTPKAKAATPTKTPIKKKAESSSSDSSDSSEDDKPKTAAKATTPKAKAATPAKTQTKKKAESSSSDSSDSSEDEKPKTAAKAATPKAKAATPAKTPTKKKAESSSSDSSDSSDDDKKKTKNALSPNNKLNNSKTTKKDSSSDSDSSSESDSNKKSKNTSVNNKKVNTSVNNKSKKDSSSSDSDSSDSEKEKKVNKSMNNSTVKTPKQTPIKKVDSDSSSSSDSSDSDSGKKQLTSTPSVNGMVNGKGGSSSGEDSGVAMSNGKDDNTPSKKNSKGENKKTPFRRVQTEAIDVDQRLKDNSFEAKSGAYGSWGEKANKDLKFTKGKSFRHEKTKKKRGSYRGGAIDTSVHSIKFDDE from the exons ATGGCTACAGCTGGTGAACCTCAGAAAAAAGAAGTTTTACCTTTTGTCTACCAATATCTGAAAGATTTATGTTTTGATGGAGCAAAACAATTAAAGGAAAAGTTCAAAGTA aACCCACCACCTAAAGGTTCACCAAAGCTGGAAGACGTTTACACAACATGGCAGAG TTCTAATGGAAAGAGGAAAAATGGAGACACGCCCACTTCTGGTAACAAAAAGGCGAAGACTGAATCATCGTCAGATTCCTCAGACAGCAG TGACTCGGAAGATGAAAAGGCTCAAAAACCCAAAGATAAGTCCCCAGCAAAGAAAAGAGGAAGACAGTCATCAAGCTCTAGTTCCTCCGATTCGTCTGATGATAACTCTGCTAAAAAACCAGCAGTGAAAAAAGTAGCTGTAACGCCAAAAACTGGTAACAAACCTGTTGTTGCACCTAAGAAGAAGGCAAACAATGATAGTAGCGGTACATCTGATTCTGATGCAGATTCTGAAAGCTCCGATAATGAATCATCAAAAAAAGTTCCTGCCAAGAAAAAACAGCCATCATATAACAATGTACCACCACCAGGAGCTGTTACACCAAAAGGAAAAAGTCCTgcagcaaaaaacaaaaaagtagaGAGTAGTTCTAGCGATAGTTCATCTGATGAAGAGGATAAAAAGAAGGCAAAGAAAGCAACAACATCTGTCACTAAATCAACTACTCAAGCCAAGAAAAAAGCTGAATCAAGTAGTAGTGATTCATCCGATAGTTCTGAAGACGATAAACCTAAAACAGCTGCGAAGGCAGCTACACCTAAAGCAAAGGCTGCTACTCCAGCGAAgacaccaacaaaaaaaaaagctgaaTCTAGTAGCAGTGATTCTTCAGATAGTTCTGAAGACGATAAACCTAAAACAGCTGCAAAGGCAGCAACACCTAAAGCAAAGGCTGCTACTCCAGCGAAAACACCAACAAAGAAAAAAGCTGAATCTAGTAGCAGTGATTCTTCTGATAGTTCTGAGGATGATAAACCTAAAACAGCTGCAAAGGCAGCTAAACCTAAAGCAAAGGCTGCTACTCCAGCGAAGACACCAACAAAGAAAAAAGCTGAATCTAGTAGCAGTGATTCTTCTGATAGTTCTGAGGATGAGAAACCTAAAACAGCTGCAAAGGCAGCTACACCTAAAGCAAAGGCTGCTACTCCAGTGAAGACACCAACAAAGAAAAAAGCTGAATCTAGTAGCAGTGATTCTTCTGATAGTTCTGAGGATGAGAAACCTAAAACAGTTGCAAAGGCAGCTACACCAAAAGCAAAGGCTGCTACTCCAGCGAAGACACCAACAAAGAAAAAAGCTGAATCAAGTAGCAGTGATTCTTCTGATAGTTCTGAGGATGAGAAACCTAAAACAGTTGCAAAGGCAGCTACACCAAAAGCAAAGGCTGCTACTCCAGCGAAGACACCAACAAAGAAAAAAGCTGAATCAAGTAGCAGTGATTCTTCTGATAGTTCTGAGGATGATAAACCTAAAACAGCTGCGAAGGCAGCTACACCTAAAGCAAAGGCTGCTACTCCAGCGAAGACACCAACAAAGAAAAAAGCTGAATCTAGTAGCAGTGATTCTTCTGATAGTTCTGAGGATGAGAAACCTAAAACAGCTGCGAAGGCAGCTACACCAAAAGCAAAGGCTGCTACTCCAGCGAAGACACCAACAAAGAAAAAAGCTGAATCTAGTAGCAGTGATTCTTCTGATAGTTCTGAGGATGAGAAACCTAAAACAGCTGCAAAGGCAGCTACACCTAAAGCAAAGGCTGCTACTCCAGCGAAGACACCAACAAAGAAAAAAGCTGTATCTAGTAGCAGTGATTCTTCTGATAGTTCTGAGGATGAGAAACCTAAAACAGCTGCAAAGGCAGCTACACCTAAAGCAAAGGCTGCTACTCCAGCGAAGACACCAACAAAGAAAAAAGCTGAATCTAGTAGCAGTGAATCTTCTGACAGTTCAGAGGATGATAAACCTAAAACAGCTGCAAAGGCCACAACACCTAAAGCAAAGGCTGCTACTCCAACCAAGACACCTATCAAGAAAAAAGCTGAATCTAGTAGTAGTGATTCTTCTGACAGTTCGGAGGATGATAAACCTAAAACAGCTGCAAAGGCCACAACACCTAAAGCAAAGGCTGCTACTCCAGCGAAGacacaaacaaagaaaaaagcTGAATCTAGTAGCAGTGATTCTTCTGATAGTTCTGAGGATGAGAAACCTAAAACAGCTGCAAAGGCAGCTACACCTAAAGCAAAGGCTGCTACTCCAGCGAAGACACCAACAAAGAAAAAAGCTGAATCTAGTAGCAGTGATTCTTCTGATAGTTCTGATGatgacaaaaagaaaacaaaaaatgcattatcacctaacaataaattaaataattctaAGACTACTAAAAAGGATAGTTCAAGTGATTCAGACAGTTCAAGTGAATCagattcaaataagaaaagtaaaaacacgtctgttaataataaaaaagtgaaCACAAGTGTAAACAATAAGTCAAAGAAAGACAGTAGTTCTTCTGATTCAGACAGTTCAGATtcagagaaagagaaaaaagtcaataaatcAATGAACAATTCTACAGTGAAAACACCAAAACAAACACCTATTAAAAAAGTGGATTCAGACAGTTCTTCTTCGTCTGATAGTTCTGATTCCGATTCAGGAAAGAAACAGTTAACATCTACACCAAGTGTTAACGGCATGGTGAACGGGAAAGGTGGCAGCAGTTCTGGAGAAGACTCTGGTGTGGCAATGAGTAATGGGAAG gaTGACAACACGCCGTCCAAGAAGAATTCCAAGGGAGAG aacaAAAAGACTCCATTTAGAAGAGTACAAACAGAAGCTATAGACGTGGATCAACGACTCAAGGACAACTCTTTTGAAGCCAAG TCTGGTGCTTATGGGTCCTGGGGAGAGAAAGCTAACAAAGACCTCAAGTTTACAAAAGGTAAATCGTTTAGACATGAAAAGACAAAGAAAAAGAGGGGAAGCTACAGAGGAGGAGCTATAGATACAAGTGTTCATTCTATAAAGTTTGATGatgaataa